The genomic window CTGGTCGGCTCAATACGGATTTTTCCTCCCAGAGTGCTCATATCGCCTTAAAACCCTTAAAGAGATTATTTTTATCTTCTTTTGACTTGACAAATGTGATGATGTTTACTAGTGTTTTATAAATCAAAGGTTATCTTGTTGTTGCATTGGATGCTAACCGGTTCTTAAGGAGGTAGTCATGGCGGAAAAAGTAAATGAAATTTATCGGTGCGAGATCTGTGGTAATATGGTGGAAATTCTTCATTCAGGAGTTGGTGAGATTATCTGCTGCAACGAGCCCATGGGTCTGCTGGAGGCTGGGGTTGTGGATGCTGCCAGGGAGAAGCATGTCCCGGTGATTGAGAAAGAGGTCGGTGGCTACCGGGTAAAGGTTGGCAGTGTCGCCCACCCCATGGAAGAAAAACACTATATTGCCTTTATTGAACTACTTGCAGACGGCAAGGTGTACCGTCAGGAGCTCAAGCCCGGCGACGCGCCGGAGGCCTTTTTTGCCATTGACGCAGCCCAGGTGGAAGCCCGGGAATACTGCAATATCCATGGCCTGTGGAAGGCCTAGAACTGCAGCGTAGAACCTTGTTGATCGATAGATGCACAATAAATAAGCCCGGCTGATATGCATATCAGCCGGGCTTATTAGTGCGTTGGAAAACCCTGTGTTTAAGCACCATCCAGGCCGCCGTGTTCCATCTGCTGGAACCACTGGGCCGGATCGATGAAGTAGGCTTCGGTGTCCTTTAAGGATGCCAGATGTTCAGCTTCAATGCTGGCCAGCAGGGCGAAAAAGGCCTTTTCCTTCTTATCGTCAGAGGCATCGCGAAGTTTTTCATAGAACATTACTCCTTCTGCTTCAAAGGCAATGGCTTTGCGCACCGCTTCGAGGTCGTCATCATCTCCCGGCTGCATCGTATCAACCTGCTCCAGGACCCCCTTCAACGTGTTGCTCAAGTTCGAGTTGGCAACGGTCAGCGGTACGGTTGCCGGCCATTGTTCCTGCCGCTGCCACTTTTCCTGCAGTTGTTTAAGCCGTTCATAGTGCTCCAGTTCCTCATCGGCAATCTGCTTGAACATTGCTTTGCCAACCGGGTTCGTGGTGCGTTCAGCATGCTTGAGATAGAATTCCCGTTCGGTCATTTCGTTGTTCAGGGCAATCTCCAGGGCGTTTAACCGTTTTTCTTCCATCCTCTCCTCCTTTGACTATGGTGATAACCGGCGGCCATGGTTGGCCCGGTTATATGTTTCCTTGCGTGTCCTCTAAAGCATTGACAAGCCAGTGTCAATGCTAACAACTATAGCAGATCGGACTTGTGTCTGTCCAAAAAATGTTGGTGTCTTTTATGGCGGGTGGTTGTGTTGAGGCGTCAATGAGGTTCCGAAGACCTGGAAAGAGGGACATTCATTGTCCATTAATAGTAATGATAGTTAATAATATCAATAGAATAGACGGTTTTTGGTGGTCATTTCTGGTGGATATAGGGATTGACAAAATGGCCATAGTTGGGTAGGAAAGATCGCATGTATCCGGTTATTAAAAGAGAGTTATGCAGCCTTTGCGGCACCTGTGTAGAGGTTTGTCCCTCCGAAGTCTTTGCCTGGCAGGATGATGCGCCGCTGGTTGTCGCGCCCGAAGAGTGTATTGAGTGCAGCGCCTGTGTGGATAATTGCCCTTCATCGGCAGTTGTTCTGGTGGAATAAGGGGGGTATCTGGTGAAGCACTGTTCTTTTCGCGGGGAGGGTCGGGAAACCCTGACTGTGCTGCTCGCCAGCGGTTTTTTTGTCGGGGCAGTACCGGTGGCTCCGGGCACCTTTGGTACCCTGGTGGCCGTTCCCTTGTGGTGGCTGGCCGGCTTCCTTTCACCGGCCGCTTTTTTTCTCTTGCTGCTGGGGGTTGTCATCCTGGCTGTCTGGGTGGCGGCTGAGACTGAGAAGATTCTGCAGGTGCCCGACAGCGGTGTTATTGTGATTGATGAGATCGTCGGTTTCCTGGTGACCACGGCCTTGCTGCCCTTTACGTGGCCGACCTTGATTGCCGGTTTCCTGCTGTTTCGTTTTTTTGATATTCTTAAACCCTTTCCCGTCTGCTGGGCGGAGGAAAAACTGGCCGGCGGGTGGGGAATTGTTGCCGACGACCTGCTGGCCGGGGTTATGGCCCATGCGGTCTTACGCCTGATCATGCTGATGATGGGCTGAAGGATGCCTGAATACCAACTGGCTGCCTTGTTGCAGCCTCGATTGTTGTGGCTGGCGGTGGCGGAATCATGTACCGGTGGCCTGATTGCCCACCGGATTACCAATGTCCCGGGCAGTTCGGCCTATTTTGAGCGCGGTCTGGTGACCTACAGCAACCGCGCAAAAATCGATCTGCTTGGTGTTTCGGATGAACTTTTGCAGCGTTGTGGTGCGGTTAGTGCCGAGGTTGCTGAAGCGATGGCCGCCGGCCTGATGGTCCGCACCGGCGCTCAGGCGGTACTGGCAGTTACCGGGATTGCTGGTCCAGGTGGCGGTTCCGGGGCCAAGCCGGTTGGCTTGGTGTATGTTGCCGGTGCCGTTGACGGCCTTGTTGCCGTTGAACGGCACCACTTTAAGGGCGACCGCCTGCAGGTGAAAGAACAGGCGGCCCAAAAGGCCCTGGAACTGCTGGTCCGGCTGCTGGCTGGCAGTGAGTCCGGCTCATGAGACTTTTTCTGGCGGTTGATTTGCCGGATGTTCTGCTTCAGAAGATCACGGATGGTATCCGCCAGCTGCAGGAGCTGGCTGGTGGATTGGGAAATTTCCGCTGGGTGGCGTCTGGAAATATGCATCTGACCTTGAAATTTCTCGGGGAAATGACTGATTCCCAAACAGAAATGCTGATTGACTGTTGTGCTGCCGGCTTCAGGCTGGGGAACGTTACGCTGACACTTGGAAAAACCGGTTTTTTTCCTTCTGCCGTCCGGCCGCGGATCTTCTGGCAAGGGTTTGCTGCCGGTGCTGAGGCGCTGCGGATGATGGCTGCACAGGCGGATGAGTGCGCCGCCCGGGTGGGGGTCCCCCGGGAAGGTCGCTCCTATGTTCCCCACCTGACCCTGGCCAGGATCAAACAGGTGCGCACCAGTCACAGGAGTGCTTTTCGCCGGTTTCAGCAGGTGGCTGAGAATCTGCTGCCGGTGGGCGGGGAATTTTTTGTCGGCGAAAGTGTTTTGTATGAAAGCCGATTGACCTCCTTGGGAGCGGAATACCGCCGGCTGGCTATTTTCCCCATGGAACAGTAATTGTGCAACAACTAAAAGTAATGTTTTTCAACAGAGTGTAATGAAACAGGCGGGGTGAAAAGATGGGTGCTATGGATGCCAATAAGAACAAAGCCATGGATATGGCTGTCAGTCAGATCGAGAAAGAGTACGGCAAGGGTTCCATCATGCGTCTGGGTGATGAGGGGGTTGTCAAAAATATCGCGGTTATTCCCACGGGAGCGTTGAGTTTGGATATCGCTCTGGGAGTTGGGGGTATTCCCCGGGGGCGGGTGGTCGAGATTTACGGTCCCGAGTCGTCGGGA from Candidatus Anaeroferrophillus wilburensis includes these protein-coding regions:
- the thpR gene encoding RNA 2',3'-cyclic phosphodiesterase, with product MRLFLAVDLPDVLLQKITDGIRQLQELAGGLGNFRWVASGNMHLTLKFLGEMTDSQTEMLIDCCAAGFRLGNVTLTLGKTGFFPSAVRPRIFWQGFAAGAEALRMMAAQADECAARVGVPREGRSYVPHLTLARIKQVRTSHRSAFRRFQQVAENLLPVGGEFFVGESVLYESRLTSLGAEYRRLAIFPMEQ
- a CDS encoding CinA family protein, producing the protein MPEYQLAALLQPRLLWLAVAESCTGGLIAHRITNVPGSSAYFERGLVTYSNRAKIDLLGVSDELLQRCGAVSAEVAEAMAAGLMVRTGAQAVLAVTGIAGPGGGSGAKPVGLVYVAGAVDGLVAVERHHFKGDRLQVKEQAAQKALELLVRLLAGSESGS
- a CDS encoding ferritin family protein, producing the protein MEEKRLNALEIALNNEMTEREFYLKHAERTTNPVGKAMFKQIADEELEHYERLKQLQEKWQRQEQWPATVPLTVANSNLSNTLKGVLEQVDTMQPGDDDDLEAVRKAIAFEAEGVMFYEKLRDASDDKKEKAFFALLASIEAEHLASLKDTEAYFIDPAQWFQQMEHGGLDGA
- a CDS encoding 4Fe-4S dicluster domain-containing protein, with protein sequence MYPVIKRELCSLCGTCVEVCPSEVFAWQDDAPLVVAPEECIECSACVDNCPSSAVVLVE
- a CDS encoding desulfoferrodoxin; amino-acid sequence: MAEKVNEIYRCEICGNMVEILHSGVGEIICCNEPMGLLEAGVVDAAREKHVPVIEKEVGGYRVKVGSVAHPMEEKHYIAFIELLADGKVYRQELKPGDAPEAFFAIDAAQVEAREYCNIHGLWKA
- a CDS encoding phosphatidylglycerophosphatase A, which produces MTVLLASGFFVGAVPVAPGTFGTLVAVPLWWLAGFLSPAAFFLLLLGVVILAVWVAAETEKILQVPDSGVIVIDEIVGFLVTTALLPFTWPTLIAGFLLFRFFDILKPFPVCWAEEKLAGGWGIVADDLLAGVMAHAVLRLIMLMMG